Within Rhododendron vialii isolate Sample 1 chromosome 12a, ASM3025357v1, the genomic segment GGTTGGCTTTAACTCTCACAAATGTCAGAGTTGGCTCTGAAAACTGTAATTGattattggggaaaaaaaaaggccaaCAACATACTTGCAATTCTGTTCATTTCTGTAATCTCCAATGTACACCTTAAATTGATCATATagggaaggaaaaataaaaagttcaacAAACTTGCTTCCAATCGTGTTCGACTGTCCGTTTGTCTAAACTCCAACATGCAAAACttcaaaaggaagaaaaagagaaacaaaatacCTTCCTTTTGAAATTGTAACCCTTTGTGGTAGATCTCGAGGCCGAGCTGGCCGTCCACTCAGCACTAGCACTAGCATTGCTAGCTCAACCTCGAGACTTATTTACAATTATTCtataaccacaaacacttacaaaCACATCCACATATTTTGGTAAAACCTATGTACACTGATTGTATCTCGAGTATATACGACTGGACATGAATGGATCGATGATATTACATCAACGCGGTAATCAACGTGATGGTAAATCTTTACTCTAAGCTCGCATGGTAAATTTTGTAGGTGGGATGGGTTAAAAAGACACTATCATACTCGCGTAGGTGCATTATGTTACTTAAGTTTGGTTTTAGACTTTAAGAGTGGTACTAAAATCACAAACATTTGCGCACACGAGTGCAAAAACAGACTGAGGTGAGTACATGctatatttttggtatttttgttcattttatttttaaaaaaaatttatatatcattttttgaattaatcatctatctcgacgagatgaatctaAGAAGATATACATATTATGatcataaccaaaaaaaaaatttcacctaAGACGTAACAAACAAAACAACTTATACAAAcgtttttcaactttggtccaCATTTTCATAACTTTCCTGATTTTTCTCATTGAAAGgaacaattaattaaaaaaatcacaacaaaaaactaaacaaaaattacgaaaGTAAATTATAGTAAAGATTATTGGAGACCAAAAATACACCGCAAACTCACAATAGGGGTGTGCGGTAGACGAATGGTTGAGATACAAGGCACCTGCTTTGCTAGGGTTTATCTGGTTTCACAAATGCAGAGAGATACCATCTATCTAGACAGCAAGGTAATCTCTTGAAGCTGGTAAGTGTATTTCCATGCATATAGGTACATTCTGTATTTGTTCAATGGCCCGTTTCATTTGCAAAGGGCTACTGCCCACAAGGCCTGTAGCTTCTACTAGGGCTTATGGCCTTTCTTTCTCAACTTCATCTCTCAAACCCACCTTAGATTGCTCAATTTCAACTTGCCCACAATCTCCCACAGTCTCTTACCTCGTAAACTCATGTGGGTTGTCCTTAGAATCTGCTATTTCAGCTTCTAAGAATCTTCAGTTTGTAACCACAGACCAACCAAACTCAGTCTTGACCGTTTTGGAGTCCATCGGGCTTGGCAAATCCCACATCAGAAATTTGATAATCAAGCGTCCGCTGATACTCCTGGCCGAtgcaaacaaaaccctaaaacccaaTGTGGAAGTGTTCGGTTCTCTGGGAATTTCTGGCACTGACCTCCGGAAATTACTCATCAAAGACCCACGTTTTTTTGAAGTGGACGCGCATTCGACTGTTGAGTTCTTTAGCGCTTATGGATTTACTAAAGAACAGATTTGTATGTTAACCATGAAACACCCGCAGTTGTACTGGTACAATGCACCCAGAAATTTTAAGCCCAAAATGGAGTACTTTAAATCTTTGGGGTTTTCGGATGCAGAAATTGTCCAGAGTTTGTTGTATGTACCTTATGTTTTGGGTAGGAGCCTTGAAAACACGATTATCCCTTCTGTTCAATTTATTAAACGTATTGTAGGCACGGATGAAAATGTCTTAAAAGCAATAAAGGCGAGTTATCGGCTATTTGATTTGGGGAAGGTACGAGAGCCAAACATTGCAATCTTGATAAACCATGGAGTGCCTAAGCCGTTAGTCTTGAAATTTATCACGTCGCGATCGAGGTCTCTGGTTTTAAATACTCATCAATTTACTAAAGTTGTAGAGGAAGCTGACAAGCTCGGTTTTGATCCTACAAGTATGCTGTATCTCTTAGCTGTCAATTCACTGGCGACGATAAACAAATCACTATGGGAACGAAAATCAGGAGTTTATTGCAGTTTTGGGATGTCAGAGGATCAGATTCTTTCAGCTTTCATAAGGCAACCCATGTTTATGTTGACATCAGAGAAGAAGATTAGGAAACTGATGGGGTTCTTTGTGAATGAGTTGAAGATAATTCCTTCGGTGATTTCcaagagcccaaaacttatgcTGCTAAGCTTGGAGAAGAGGCTTGTTCCAAGGTGTTCAGTCCTACAACTACTGATGTCAAAAGGTGCAATTATTAAGGGGGATTTTAGCCTAGTCCATGCACTCGAAATGACTCATAAGAAGTTTGAGGAGAGGTACGTGAGCGAGTATCAGAATGTGATTCCTGAAGTTGTTGAGGCTCGTCAGGGCAAGATTCCGTTTCAAGGTTTTCCCATTTGAGCTTAAAGCTTGAG encodes:
- the LOC131309659 gene encoding uncharacterized protein LOC131309659 gives rise to the protein MVEIQGTFCICSMARFICKGLLPTRPVASTRAYGLSFSTSSLKPTLDCSISTCPQSPTVSYLVNSCGLSLESAISASKNLQFVTTDQPNSVLTVLESIGLGKSHIRNLIIKRPLILLADANKTLKPNVEVFGSLGISGTDLRKLLIKDPRFFEVDAHSTVEFFSAYGFTKEQICMLTMKHPQLYWYNAPRNFKPKMEYFKSLGFSDAEIVQSLLYVPYVLGRSLENTIIPSVQFIKRIVGTDENVLKAIKASYRLFDLGKVREPNIAILINHGVPKPLVLKFITSRSRSLVLNTHQFTKVVEEADKLGFDPTSMLYLLAVNSLATINKSLWERKSGVYCSFGMSEDQILSAFIRQPMFMLTSEKKIRKLMGFFVNELKIIPSVISKSPKLMLLSLEKRLVPRCSVLQLLMSKGAIIKGDFSLVHALEMTHKKFEERYVSEYQNVIPEVVEARQGKIPFQGFPI